Proteins found in one Cardiocondyla obscurior isolate alpha-2009 linkage group LG03, Cobs3.1, whole genome shotgun sequence genomic segment:
- the Cype gene encoding cytochrome c oxidase subunit 6C — translation MSAPIEKPQLRNLLRTQVKKNMVGMILISVGIAYAFKVFVADKRKQRYVEFYRTYDAEKQLKIMNEAGLMQSFVPPQK, via the exons ATGTCTGCTCCAATAGAAAAACCACAGCTTCGTAACCTCCTTAGAactcaagtaaaaaaaaacatggtTGGGATGATACTAATTAGCGTCGGCATAGCTTACGCTTTCAAAGTATTTGTTGCCGATAAGAGGAAACAAAGATATGTAGAATTTTACAG AACGTATGATGCAGAAAAGCAGTTAAAGATAATGAACGAAGCTGGTCTCATGCAGTCCTTTGTTCCTCCACAGAAGTAG